A portion of the Chlamydia avium 10DC88 genome contains these proteins:
- a CDS encoding ABC transporter substrate-binding protein, translating to MSITLLLFIWEAIAKNSSSFSFLCPPPSKIFVNFSHSLPIIWSSSWYTLQGILGGFFLAFFLSLILAMIMLTYKPAKDFLHPIFIFVQCTPMFTLAPLIVLWFEWGISAVIIPTALTVFFPLTIAIYQGISSPPKELLELFILNQATKKQIFIKLLLPHALPHIFSGLKIAVGSAGFAAIAGEWVASQSGLGILILESRRNYDMEMMFSGLFALTIVTFTLFQLVVLSEKLLFALFRIKKTKRFKITKLKLAISCLIIFLFLLGKSNTSPSLETTKKHLTPITLLLDWTPNPNHIPLYVGVTKGFFQEQNIELKIQKNTDTGSVIPHILFEKVDLAPYHALGTIKLAMQGTPIQIVASLINSTLQGFIYRLDDNISTIQDLNNKVLGFCLNNSRDLSCLLNILRQQGVVPSEVKNVSSDLISPMLLKKIDFLYGAFYNIEGVKLRTLGIPVGCFLSDSYGLPTGPQILICGKKNTQATSPKIVHAIQTALQKSIDFCQEHPQEAFDIYTTATKDTPKIINDELLQWEVTRPLLARSQHPLSQQLANTLVQAVVYRYPQLSEKSSEFSLYTLYPNLQVYQDVKTHEQVAIEHHEELPLVFDQH from the coding sequence TTGTCCATAACATTGCTTCTTTTCATTTGGGAAGCTATTGCTAAGAATAGCAGTTCATTTTCTTTTCTCTGCCCCCCACCATCAAAAATATTTGTGAACTTTTCTCACTCCCTTCCCATTATCTGGTCTTCTTCTTGGTATACTTTACAAGGTATTTTAGGAGGATTCTTTTTAGCGTTTTTTCTCTCTCTGATTCTAGCCATGATTATGCTAACATACAAACCAGCTAAAGATTTTCTTCACCCAATATTTATCTTTGTACAATGCACTCCGATGTTTACCCTAGCACCCCTCATTGTCCTCTGGTTCGAATGGGGAATTAGCGCTGTTATTATTCCCACGGCACTTACTGTGTTTTTTCCCCTTACAATTGCTATTTATCAAGGAATATCATCCCCACCTAAAGAACTGCTTGAACTATTCATTTTGAACCAAGCAACAAAAAAACAAATTTTTATTAAATTACTTCTACCCCATGCTCTCCCACACATCTTCTCAGGATTAAAAATTGCAGTAGGATCTGCAGGATTTGCCGCTATAGCAGGAGAGTGGGTTGCATCACAATCCGGACTAGGAATTCTTATTCTAGAAAGTAGAAGAAACTATGACATGGAAATGATGTTCTCTGGTTTGTTTGCACTAACAATTGTTACCTTTACTCTATTCCAATTAGTAGTTCTTAGTGAAAAGCTTCTATTCGCATTATTTAGAATCAAAAAAACAAAAAGATTTAAAATCACTAAACTAAAACTCGCTATTTCTTGCCTTATTATTTTTCTTTTCCTCTTAGGAAAATCCAACACTTCTCCTTCTCTTGAAACCACTAAAAAACATCTTACTCCAATCACTCTGCTTCTAGATTGGACTCCTAATCCTAACCATATTCCTCTATACGTAGGAGTAACTAAAGGATTCTTTCAAGAACAGAATATAGAATTAAAAATTCAAAAAAATACAGACACAGGTTCTGTGATCCCTCACATATTGTTCGAAAAAGTAGATTTAGCCCCATATCATGCTTTAGGAACAATAAAGTTAGCCATGCAAGGAACACCTATACAAATAGTAGCTTCACTGATTAATTCTACTCTGCAAGGATTTATCTATAGATTGGATGATAATATTTCTACAATCCAAGACCTGAACAATAAAGTCTTGGGATTTTGTTTAAATAATTCACGAGATCTTTCTTGTTTACTTAATATCTTACGCCAACAAGGCGTTGTTCCTTCAGAAGTCAAGAACGTAAGTTCTGATCTAATCTCTCCAATGTTGTTAAAAAAAATTGATTTTCTTTATGGAGCTTTTTACAACATAGAAGGAGTGAAGCTTCGCACTTTAGGCATACCCGTGGGGTGCTTTCTATCTGATTCCTACGGACTTCCTACAGGGCCACAAATACTCATCTGTGGAAAGAAAAATACTCAAGCGACATCTCCAAAAATCGTACACGCCATACAAACAGCTCTACAAAAAAGCATCGACTTCTGCCAAGAACACCCCCAAGAAGCTTTCGATATCTACACTACAGCTACAAAAGATACTCCAAAAATTATCAACGATGAGCTTCTACAATGGGAAGTAACTCGTCCTCTCTTAGCACGATCCCAACATCCCTTAAGTCAACAATTAGCAAATACCCTTGTACAAGCAGTCGTCTATCGCTACCCCCAACTTTCAGAGAAAAGTTCAGAATTTTCATTATATACTCTATACCCTAATCTACAGGTCTACCAGGATGTGAAAACACATGAGCAAGTCGCGATAGAACATCACGAAGAACTTCCATTGGTTTTTGATCAGCACTAA
- a CDS encoding nucleoside monophosphate kinase: protein MVDEAIANSIKLYTKPFSSILLFGPPGSGKDFLGNFIAQGGTQVYVSLGDIFRCYPIWSPIRQLFHKYAVSGALIPDDDVVAVWNYYVQGLISVGKFLPDRQDLLISGLPRTLGQAKLLESYITVRHVIILEVHEESTLLERTQHSLYSKGRINEVGIDVLQKRLESYKKDIDALIRYYPLHKVSRISADQKPMEVLRDVLSRLAHVFSHPGRPVD, encoded by the coding sequence ATGGTAGACGAAGCTATTGCAAATAGTATAAAGCTTTATACTAAACCGTTTTCTTCTATTCTTTTGTTCGGTCCTCCTGGATCGGGTAAAGATTTTTTAGGAAATTTCATTGCCCAAGGAGGTACTCAAGTTTATGTTTCTTTAGGGGATATTTTTCGCTGTTACCCTATATGGTCTCCTATTCGCCAGCTTTTTCATAAATATGCAGTTTCTGGAGCATTGATTCCTGATGATGATGTTGTTGCTGTATGGAATTATTATGTTCAAGGATTGATTTCTGTAGGAAAATTTCTTCCGGATCGTCAGGATTTATTGATTAGCGGTTTGCCACGAACATTAGGGCAAGCAAAGCTTTTGGAGTCTTATATTACTGTACGTCATGTAATTATTTTAGAGGTTCACGAGGAATCTACTTTACTTGAGAGAACGCAACATTCTTTGTATAGTAAGGGAAGGATTAATGAAGTAGGTATTGATGTTTTGCAGAAGCGTTTAGAGTCTTATAAGAAGGACATTGATGCACTTATTCGTTATTATCCTCTTCATAAGGTTTCACGCATTAGTGCTGATCAAAAACCAATGGAAGTTCTTCGTGATGTTCTATCGCGACTTGCTCATGTGTTTTCACATCCTGGTAGACCTGTAGATTAG
- a CDS encoding MarC family protein, whose protein sequence is MNSVFFLFSQACILLLAADTLTNVLVLNAVLSQFSRKERLILLLRENIFALISMFALYGASSGVLHVLGSPFCAIQTVGGAVVMLSGMRSVLNLNKENRWGKLLPSPELPLVAPVALPLIIGPSWLAAFCILVGKHYNFSLVCGILIISWFLISLATILLQVGIVGKGRQEKTKVLLATQTILGLFVTIIGAQLLLSGLQQAFL, encoded by the coding sequence ATGAACAGCGTTTTCTTTTTATTTTCTCAAGCATGCATACTATTATTAGCCGCTGATACATTAACTAATGTCTTAGTACTAAATGCAGTTCTCTCCCAATTTTCCAGAAAAGAACGTCTTATATTGTTATTGCGAGAAAACATTTTTGCTCTTATTAGCATGTTTGCCCTTTACGGAGCTTCCTCAGGCGTCCTTCATGTTCTTGGTTCTCCTTTCTGCGCCATACAAACAGTGGGAGGCGCTGTAGTCATGCTTTCAGGTATGCGCTCAGTATTAAACTTAAATAAAGAAAATCGTTGGGGAAAATTACTCCCCTCACCAGAACTACCTTTAGTAGCCCCGGTAGCCCTCCCCCTAATTATTGGACCTTCCTGGTTAGCAGCTTTTTGCATCCTAGTAGGAAAACATTACAATTTTTCCTTGGTTTGTGGTATACTCATAATTTCTTGGTTTCTCATATCACTAGCAACAATCTTATTACAAGTAGGCATTGTGGGAAAAGGTAGACAAGAAAAGACTAAAGTCTTGTTAGCAACGCAAACTATTTTAGGTCTTTTCGTAACAATAATAGGAGCACAATTATTGCTCTCAGGTTTACAACAAGCTTTTCTATAA
- a CDS encoding MarC family protein: protein MLLTLINLSLLFYVLFDAPGSIPVFVSLLKNYSVRKQQRIILRECIFALVTLLLFITFGRKIFHFFNISLYAFQFIGGVLLFSVSLKMALAPPIIPTDQTTSETEDTSEPVFFPLAFPVTTGPAVITSLLGYMEEHLFPKEIILGAVFISWALSVFTLLSSSFVNRVLGSSGLVALERLFSITLLLMSVNLILKGISIAFNIGFYIK from the coding sequence ATGCTGCTAACCTTAATTAACCTTAGTCTACTATTTTACGTTCTTTTTGATGCTCCTGGATCAATCCCAGTTTTTGTATCTTTACTGAAAAATTATTCAGTAAGGAAACAACAGAGAATTATCCTCAGGGAATGCATCTTTGCATTGGTCACTTTATTGTTATTCATTACTTTCGGAAGAAAAATCTTCCATTTTTTTAATATTTCCTTATACGCATTTCAATTTATAGGTGGAGTTCTCCTGTTTTCTGTTTCATTAAAAATGGCTCTGGCACCTCCGATTATTCCTACTGATCAAACTACTTCTGAAACCGAGGATACTTCCGAACCCGTTTTTTTCCCCCTAGCCTTTCCCGTTACCACAGGCCCTGCTGTAATTACATCATTGCTAGGTTACATGGAAGAACACCTATTCCCTAAAGAAATTATTCTTGGAGCAGTGTTTATCTCTTGGGCACTTTCAGTATTCACACTACTAAGCTCTAGTTTTGTTAACCGTGTTTTAGGAAGCTCAGGGCTTGTCGCATTGGAAAGACTATTCAGTATTACTTTATTATTAATGTCTGTAAACCTTATACTTAAAGGTATATCTATAGCATTTAATATCGGGTTTTATATCAAATAG
- a CDS encoding methionyl aminopeptidase, giving the protein MKRNDPCWCGSQHKWKHCHYPQRSAHASWNQQKKYYASQYNIILKTPEQIEKIRYACQVTAKILNELCQSAKEGVTTEELDQLSRKLHKEYHAIPAPLNYGSPPFTKTICTSLNEVICHGIPNDIPLKNGDIMNIDVSCIVDGYYGDCSKMVMIGEVSEIKRRVCQASLECLNSAIAILKPNLPLCKIGEVIENCADLYGFSVVDQFVGHGIGIEFHENPHVPHYKNRCDIPLVPGMIFTIEPMINVGRKEGIIDPTNHWEARTCDNQPSAQWEHTVLITETGYEILTLLEK; this is encoded by the coding sequence ATGAAAAGAAATGATCCCTGCTGGTGTGGAAGTCAACACAAATGGAAACATTGCCATTATCCTCAGCGGTCTGCACATGCATCTTGGAATCAACAAAAAAAATATTATGCTTCACAATACAACATTATTTTAAAAACCCCAGAACAAATAGAAAAAATTCGCTACGCTTGCCAAGTTACAGCAAAAATTTTAAATGAATTATGTCAATCAGCCAAAGAAGGAGTCACAACAGAAGAACTCGACCAATTATCTCGTAAATTACACAAAGAATACCATGCTATTCCCGCTCCTTTAAATTATGGATCCCCTCCGTTTACAAAAACTATTTGTACTTCTCTTAATGAAGTAATTTGTCACGGAATTCCTAATGATATCCCCTTAAAAAATGGCGATATCATGAATATAGATGTCTCTTGTATCGTTGACGGTTATTACGGAGATTGTAGCAAAATGGTTATGATCGGAGAAGTTTCAGAAATTAAACGCCGTGTATGCCAAGCTTCTTTAGAATGTCTAAATTCTGCTATTGCCATTCTAAAACCTAACCTCCCCCTATGTAAAATTGGTGAAGTCATTGAAAATTGTGCTGATCTCTACGGATTTTCAGTAGTAGATCAATTTGTAGGACATGGCATAGGAATAGAGTTTCATGAAAACCCTCACGTCCCTCATTACAAAAACCGTTGCGACATCCCTTTAGTTCCAGGAATGATCTTCACTATAGAACCTATGATCAATGTTGGAAGAAAAGAAGGAATTATCGATCCAACAAACCATTGGGAAGCAAGAACTTGTGATAACCAACCCAGTGCACAATGGGAACATACTGTTCTAATTACTGAGACAGGGTATGAGATACTAACTCTTCTAGAGAAGTAA
- a CDS encoding DUF720 domain-containing protein yields MTVQATNTVSVTTSETTASSLPALTPLNTPPVGALLFSIYELLLQAIEIRQQTVLTQSEQLNDNTNIQQQLNQETNQIKFAVVSAGAQEDEITRVQNQNQNYSAQRSNIQDELVTARQNGQIILSHASTNINIIQQLASQDSSFLKTTNAIGSTVNEMNKPLS; encoded by the coding sequence ATGACAGTACAAGCTACAAACACAGTCTCAGTAACAACGTCTGAAACAACAGCGTCCTCTCTTCCGGCATTAACCCCATTAAACACCCCTCCTGTTGGTGCTTTGCTTTTTAGCATTTATGAGCTTCTTTTACAAGCAATCGAAATTCGTCAACAAACAGTTCTGACTCAATCAGAACAATTAAATGATAATACTAATATTCAACAACAATTAAACCAAGAAACTAATCAAATTAAGTTTGCTGTAGTAAGTGCAGGAGCACAAGAAGACGAAATTACCCGTGTACAAAACCAAAACCAAAACTACTCCGCACAACGATCAAACATCCAAGATGAATTAGTAACCGCAAGGCAAAACGGACAAATTATCTTGTCACACGCATCTACGAACATAAATATTATCCAACAATTAGCTTCTCAAGATTCTTCATTCCTAAAAACAACAAACGCCATTGGAAGCACCGTTAACGAAATGAATAAACCTCTTTCATAA
- a CDS encoding DUF720 domain-containing protein, translating into MWLHSLELQNLPKATISVPDSGATGGINTATADEIIEKFSKDSNPLIITVYYVYQSVLIAQDNLTIIAQELQANASAQTFLNNQEALYQYVTIPKNKLNDNSSAYIQDVQSTNQAVGASRQALQNQISGLSNASQVISSNLNTNNNIIQQSLQVGQALIQTFSQIVSLIANI; encoded by the coding sequence ATGTGGCTCCACTCACTAGAACTACAAAACCTTCCCAAAGCAACTATCAGTGTCCCTGATTCAGGAGCTACAGGAGGAATAAATACAGCAACTGCAGATGAGATTATCGAAAAATTCTCAAAAGATTCTAATCCCTTGATTATCACTGTGTACTATGTTTACCAATCCGTACTAATAGCTCAAGATAACCTAACGATTATTGCTCAAGAACTACAGGCCAATGCATCAGCTCAAACATTTCTGAATAACCAAGAAGCACTATACCAATACGTCACCATCCCTAAAAATAAACTTAATGACAACTCATCTGCTTACATACAAGACGTTCAATCCACAAACCAAGCCGTAGGAGCATCCAGACAGGCATTACAAAACCAAATCTCAGGGTTGTCAAATGCATCGCAAGTTATCTCAAGTAACTTAAACACAAACAACAACATTATCCAACAATCATTACAAGTTGGCCAGGCATTAATTCAGACATTCTCACAAATTGTCAGCCTTATCGCAAACATCTAA
- a CDS encoding CT847 family type III secretion system effector, whose translation MSTSVLSVSNNVETVIPESTKVVSDNIQINKPSAIYFCISVMLQLSTSTTAFAQAIMAVLQDNTLTQQKKTKELINLPLLKVPDLVETDNSKSDSPEYKNQTEIQSYQASNQQISANRQLIQQELATAQQRAQANQKSVNATTTISMKLLQATSAILSSLVEYTIKANLTTSSTDD comes from the coding sequence ATGAGTACCTCCGTACTATCCGTAAGTAATAATGTCGAAACTGTCATCCCTGAATCTACTAAAGTAGTATCCGACAACATTCAAATCAATAAACCTTCAGCCATCTATTTCTGTATCTCTGTAATGCTGCAGTTATCTACATCAACAACAGCATTCGCCCAAGCTATTATGGCCGTACTACAAGATAATACGTTAACACAGCAAAAGAAAACTAAAGAACTAATCAACCTTCCCCTACTAAAAGTGCCTGATTTAGTAGAGACTGACAATTCTAAATCCGATTCACCCGAGTATAAAAACCAAACAGAAATTCAATCTTACCAGGCATCTAACCAACAAATTTCTGCAAACCGTCAGCTAATTCAACAAGAACTTGCTACAGCACAACAAAGGGCACAAGCTAACCAGAAATCAGTAAACGCAACTACAACAATATCTATGAAATTGCTACAAGCTACCTCAGCTATCTTAAGTTCGTTAGTAGAATATACTATTAAAGCAAACCTAACAACATCTTCAACTGATGATTAG
- the tadA gene encoding tRNA adenosine(34) deaminase TadA: MDLEKDIYFMNQALKEAQKAYERDEVPVGCVIVHKNKIIARGHNTVESLQDPTAHAEILCIGAAAQYLGNWRLLDTVLYCTLEPCLMCAGAIQLSRISRIVWGAPDIRLGAGGSWINVFNQRHPFHEVICNSGVCYEESEQLMKQFFKNKRDAKNEKKDF; the protein is encoded by the coding sequence GTGGATCTAGAAAAAGATATATATTTTATGAATCAAGCCTTAAAGGAAGCTCAGAAGGCGTATGAACGGGATGAAGTTCCTGTAGGATGTGTTATTGTTCATAAAAATAAGATTATTGCACGAGGGCATAATACTGTTGAAAGTCTTCAAGACCCTACAGCACATGCAGAGATTTTATGTATAGGTGCTGCTGCACAATATCTGGGGAATTGGCGATTATTGGATACTGTGCTTTATTGTACTCTTGAACCATGTTTGATGTGTGCTGGGGCTATCCAGTTGTCAAGAATTTCTAGAATTGTTTGGGGGGCTCCTGACATACGTTTAGGTGCTGGGGGGAGTTGGATAAATGTTTTTAATCAACGTCACCCATTTCATGAGGTAATCTGCAATTCTGGAGTTTGTTATGAAGAATCGGAACAATTAATGAAACAATTTTTCAAAAATAAACGTGATGCGAAAAATGAAAAAAAAGATTTTTGA
- the rpsO gene encoding 30S ribosomal protein S15 gives MSLDKGIKEEITKKFQLHEKDTGSADVQIAILTEHIAELKEHLKRSPKDQNSRLALLKLVGQRRKLLEYLNSTDTERYKNLITRLNLRK, from the coding sequence ATGTCTTTGGATAAGGGAATTAAAGAAGAGATTACAAAAAAATTTCAACTTCACGAAAAAGATACCGGTTCAGCAGATGTACAAATTGCTATACTAACTGAACACATTGCAGAACTCAAAGAGCATTTGAAAAGATCTCCTAAAGACCAAAATTCTCGACTAGCGCTACTTAAACTTGTGGGGCAAAGGAGAAAGCTCTTAGAATATCTTAATTCTACAGATACAGAAAGATATAAAAATCTAATTACTAGATTAAATCTAAGAAAGTAG
- the pnp gene encoding polyribonucleotide nucleotidyltransferase has protein sequence MTFETISINLEEGKTLVFETGKVARQANGAVLARTQETWVFSSVCAAALEEVVDFLPFRVDYQERFSAVGKTLGGFIKREGRPTEKEILVSRLIDRSMRPSLPNRLMQDVQILSYVWSYDGVNPPDPLAICGVSAALAISDIPQTSIVAGVRIGRVNNTWIVNPTKAEMDISTIDLVLSGTENAILMIEGHCDFLSEEEILEAIEYGHKHIVTICRALQQWQKQIGKEKNTRHIIPLPEEVLSSVNTLLTEEQFAELLTIKEKKAFEAASQKLEEILIEKLQKDDAIYTPFNIKAAYKKAKSNYIRSRIFKQGIRADGRGLKEIRPITIETAFLPRTHGSCLFTRGETQTVAVCTLGSEAMAQRYEDLNGEGQSKFYLQYFFPPFSVGEVGRIGAPGRREIGHGKLAEKALSHALPDSMEFPYTIRIESNITESNGSSSMASVCGGCLALMDAGVPIKTPIAGIAMGLILDQDRAVILSDISGIEDHLGDMDFKVAGNSEGITAFQMDIKVEGVTFAILASALAQAKEGRQNILNTMKEALAAPKTDLSQYAPRIETMQIKLSKIATVIGPGGKQIRQIIDETGVQIDINDSGVVSISAPSPSAIEKAKSIIEGLVGEVEVGKVYEGRVTSVVPFGAFVEILPGKEGLCHISEFSKQRIENISDFVKQGDMLTVKLLSINDKGQYKLSHKATLSD, from the coding sequence ATGACATTTGAAACAATTTCTATTAATCTTGAGGAAGGTAAAACATTAGTATTTGAAACAGGGAAAGTTGCTAGACAAGCTAATGGGGCTGTTCTTGCCCGCACACAAGAAACTTGGGTTTTTTCATCTGTTTGCGCTGCTGCTTTAGAAGAAGTCGTGGATTTTTTACCTTTTCGCGTAGACTATCAAGAACGCTTTTCTGCTGTAGGAAAGACTTTGGGAGGATTTATCAAGCGTGAAGGACGACCAACGGAAAAAGAAATTCTAGTTTCTCGACTGATAGATCGTTCTATGCGCCCCTCTTTGCCCAATAGGTTAATGCAAGATGTGCAAATTTTATCCTATGTATGGTCTTATGATGGGGTCAATCCACCAGATCCCCTAGCAATTTGTGGGGTTTCTGCAGCTTTAGCTATTTCTGACATTCCTCAAACAAGCATTGTAGCTGGCGTCCGCATTGGTCGAGTAAATAATACTTGGATTGTTAATCCAACAAAAGCCGAAATGGACATATCTACTATAGACCTTGTTCTATCTGGGACAGAAAATGCTATTTTAATGATTGAAGGTCACTGTGATTTTCTTTCCGAAGAAGAAATTCTTGAAGCTATAGAATATGGCCATAAACACATTGTGACGATCTGTCGTGCATTACAGCAATGGCAAAAACAGATAGGAAAAGAGAAAAACACTCGTCATATCATTCCCTTACCAGAAGAAGTATTGTCTTCCGTAAACACTCTCCTAACAGAAGAACAATTTGCTGAACTCTTAACAATAAAAGAAAAAAAGGCATTTGAGGCAGCATCTCAAAAGTTAGAGGAAATACTTATAGAAAAACTTCAAAAAGATGATGCTATTTATACACCCTTTAATATTAAGGCAGCATATAAAAAAGCAAAATCTAACTACATACGTTCTAGAATATTTAAACAAGGGATTCGTGCTGACGGACGCGGTTTAAAAGAAATTCGTCCTATTACTATAGAAACTGCTTTCCTACCTAGAACACACGGAAGTTGTCTATTTACTCGAGGCGAAACACAAACTGTTGCTGTGTGTACCTTAGGTAGCGAAGCCATGGCACAACGTTATGAAGATTTAAATGGTGAAGGGCAATCTAAATTTTATTTACAATACTTTTTCCCGCCTTTTTCTGTTGGAGAAGTAGGAAGAATAGGTGCTCCAGGAAGAAGAGAAATTGGTCATGGTAAGCTAGCTGAAAAAGCTCTGAGTCATGCTCTTCCTGATTCTATGGAATTCCCCTACACAATTCGTATAGAATCCAATATAACTGAATCCAACGGCTCTTCCTCAATGGCTTCAGTGTGTGGTGGGTGTTTAGCTTTAATGGATGCTGGAGTCCCTATTAAAACACCTATAGCTGGTATAGCTATGGGATTAATCCTAGATCAAGATCGTGCAGTCATTCTCTCTGATATTTCAGGAATAGAAGATCATCTTGGAGATATGGACTTTAAGGTAGCAGGAAACTCCGAAGGAATTACTGCATTTCAAATGGATATTAAAGTAGAGGGAGTTACCTTTGCTATTTTGGCATCAGCTTTAGCTCAAGCTAAAGAAGGGCGTCAAAACATTCTGAACACCATGAAAGAAGCTCTAGCAGCTCCTAAAACAGATTTATCTCAGTACGCCCCCCGAATTGAAACTATGCAAATCAAACTGAGTAAAATTGCTACTGTTATTGGACCAGGGGGAAAACAAATTCGCCAAATTATTGACGAAACTGGAGTACAAATTGACATCAATGATTCGGGAGTTGTCAGCATTTCGGCACCATCCCCATCAGCTATAGAAAAAGCAAAATCAATTATTGAAGGCCTAGTCGGTGAAGTAGAAGTAGGGAAAGTCTATGAAGGCCGTGTGACTTCCGTAGTTCCTTTCGGCGCTTTTGTTGAAATCCTCCCAGGAAAAGAAGGACTATGCCATATTTCTGAGTTTTCTAAGCAACGTATAGAAAATATAAGTGATTTTGTTAAACAAGGAGATATGCTGACTGTAAAACTCCTAAGCATCAATGACAAGGGTCAATACAAACTTAGTCATAAAGCAACTCTCAGCGATTAA